The following is a genomic window from Arthrobacter sp. NicSoilB4.
GTTCGGCGAAAGTTCGGTGATCCCGTTGCCCAGGCCGTAGGCAATCCAGGTTCCCTTGTACTGCTCTATCGGCAGGACCGAGTGCGAGTGGTGGCTGTAGATCATGGTGAACTGTCCGCTGTCCGCGAGGGCATGGGCGACCGTCGTGTGCTCGGCGTTGGGCACACTGGAGTATTCGTCGCCGGCGTGCATGGCGCCCAGCACGATGTCGGCGCCGAGGTCCCGGGCCTTCTTCGCCTTGGCGATCATGACGTCGGGGTCGAGCATGTCCACCTGCCAGGCGGCCTCCGCAAGCTGGCCGTTCAGTCCGTAGGTCGCACTGATCACGGCGATCTTGGCCGCGGCGGTCTGCAGGATCAGGATGCCCTGGGAATCGGCCTCGGTCCGGTAGGAGCCGGTGTGCTGCAGCCCGGCGGCGTCGAGGGCATCCAGGGTGCGGACCAGCCCCGCGGTGCCGCGGTCGACCGTATGGTTGCTCGCGGTGGTGCAGGCCTGGTAGCCGACTTGCTGGACGGCAGGAAGGATCTGCGGCGGAACGTTGAACGAGGGGTACGCGGAGAAGGGCCCGGTCGGGCCCGCCACCGGCGTTTCCAGGTGGCAGACCGCGAGGTCGCTCTTCTCGATGTACTTGCGCTGCCCCTCGAGCAGCGGCCCGAAGTCCAGGCCCTTGGCACCCGTGGCCAGCGCGTCCGCGCGGGCCTGTTCCCAGAGCTGCGCGTGGACCAGCATGTCGCCGGTGACCAGCACGGAGGCGCAGCGGACGGCGGCGCAGTCGGGCCCCTTGCCCGGCGTCGGTGTCGGGGTCGGCGTCGGAGTGACCGACGGCGACGCCGTCGTCGATTCCGGCGCCTGGGTTGCTGCCGGCCCGGTTGCTGCCGGTCCGGCGGTGGCGCCGGCAGCCGCCGGGGAGCCTGACGAACTGCTTTCCGGACGGGCGCCGATGCCGCAGGAAGCCACTGAGGCCGCGAGGGAGACCGCTGCGGCCGCGACGAGCAGACGGCGACGCAGCCCGGGAGTGATGGTACGCATGGCGCTAATCCTACGGCGGCGGCGGTCACAACACGCGCAGCAGGCCGTTGAGAACTCACCGCCTACATGAAAGAGTTATTTCATGACCAATCCCCTGATGAGCCCCAGCCCCCTGCCGTTCGGCCTGCCGCCGTTCGCGGACATCGCCTCCGGGCATTACGCCGAAGCCGTCGAGGCCGGCCTCGCCGAGCACCTCGCCGAGATCCAGGCGATCGTGGACACACCGGAGCCTGCCACTTTCGAGAACACCGCGCTTGCCATGGAGCGGTCCGGACAGCTCCTGCAGCGTGCGGCGGCCTCCTTCTTCACGCTTGTCTCGGCCGATGCCTCGGACGCCATCCGCGACCTTGAAACAACGCTGTCTCCCCGGTTCTCGGCCCACCAGGACGCCGTCTACCTGAACCGGGGGCTCTTCGAGCGGTTCGCCGCCATCAACACCGACCAGCTCGACGCCGAATCCGCCAGGCTTGTGGACGAGTACCTCAAGGAGTTCCGCCAGACCGGCATCCAGCTCGACGACGCCGGCCAGGAACGGCTCAAGGCCGTCAACGCCGAGCTCTCCCGGCTCGGCACGGAGTTCGGCCAGCGGGTGAAGGAAGCGATGAAGTCGGCCGCGCTGCTTCTCGACGACGCCGTCGACCTCGCCGGCCTGCCCGCCGACGATATCGCCAGCGCCGCGGAAGCCGCCCGCGTTGCCGGGCACGAGGGCAAGTTCCTGCTCACCCTCATCCAGCCCAGCAACCAGCCGGCCCTTGCCGCCCTGGACAACCGGGACGTCCGCCGCCGCCTGTACGAGGCCTCGGTCGGCCGCGGCAGCGACGGCGGTTCCTTCGACGTCCTGGACCTGGTCAAGGACATGGTCCGGCTCCGCGCCGAGAAGGCCGCCCTGCTGGGCTTCACCAACTATGCCGAACTCGTCGTGGACCAGCAGACCGCGCCGGACTTTGCCGCCGTGCAGACCATGATGAACCGGCTCGCACCGGCTGCCGTCCGGAACGCCGACGCCGAGGCCGAGGCACTGGCCGAAGTCGCCGGCCACCCCCTTGAGGCCTGGGACTGGGCCTACTACTCCGCCAAGGTCAAGCGCGAGCGGTATGCCGTGGACGAGCAGGCCCTGCGACCCTACTTCGAGCTGGACCGCGTCCTCAACGACGGCGTGTTCTTCGCCGCCAACGCCCTCTACGGCATTACGTTCCACGAACGCAGCGACCTCGCCGGCTACCACCCGGACGTGCGCGTCTGGGAAGTCCGCAATTCCGACGGCACCGAGCTGGGCCTGTTCCTCGGCGACTACTACACGCGCGAATCCAAGCGCGGCGGTGCGTGGATGAACTCCCTGGTGGAACAGTCCGGCCTGCTCAACACCCGGCCTGTGGTGATCAACAACCTCAACATCTCCAAGCCGCCGGCCAACGAACCCACGCTCCTGACCCTGGACGAGCTGCGCACCACGTTCCACGAGTTCGGCCACGCCCTGCACGGCCTGTTCTCCTCGGTCACCTACCCGCGGTTCTCCGGAACCTCTGTACCGCGGGACTTCGTCGAGTACCCCTCGCAGGTGAACGAAATGTGGATCATGTGGCCGGAAGTTCTCGCCAACTACGCCCGCCACCACGCCACGGGCGAGGCGTTGCCGCAGGAGGTGGTGGATAAGCTCGACGCCGCGCAGCTGTGGGGCGAGGGCTTCGGCACCACCGAGTACCTGGGGGCGGCCCTGCTGGACCTCGCCTGGCATGTGCTGGACGGCACCGATATCCCCGACGACGTCCTGGAGTTCGAGGCCAAGGCACTCGCTGCGGCCGGCGTGGCGCACCACCTGATCCCGCCGCGCTACCGCACCGGCTACTTCCAGCACATCTTCGCCGGCGCCGGTTACGCCGCGGGCTACTACTCCTACATCTGGAGCGAGGTGCTGGACGCCGAGACGGTGGAATGGTTCAAGGACAACGGCGGCCTCACCCGGGCCAACGGCGATTTCTTCCGCGCCGAACTGCTCTCCCGGGGCAACAGCCGCGACCCGCTGGATTCCTTCCGCGCCTTCCGCGGCCGCGACGCCGAGCTCGAACCGCTGCTGAAGCGCCGCGGCCTCGACTAACCCCACATCGACTGCTCCGTAGCCGCCCTTTTGGAGCCTCATAAGGGCAGTTGCGGAGCAATCGACGGGGGAATTAACGACGGCGGCGAGTCACCCATAGAGGGTGACCCGCCGCCGTCGTGGTTTGTACTCTGGTTTTGTTACCAGCCGCGCTCGGCGAGGCGGTGCGGCTGCGGGATCTCGTCCACGTTGATGCCGACCATGGCCTCGCCCAGGCCGCGGGAGGCCTTGGCGATTTCTTCCGGGTCGTCGAAGAAGGTGGTGGCCTTCACGACGGCGGCGGCGCGCTGCGCCGGGTTGCCGGACTTGAAGATGCCGGAGCCAACGAAGACGCCGTCGGCGCCGAGCTGCATCATCATCGCGGCGTCGGCCGGGGTGGCGATGCCGCCGGCGGTGAACAGCACGACGGGCAGCTTGCCGGTGGCGGCAACTTCCTTGACCAGTTCGTACGGGGCCTGCAGTTCCTTGGCGGCGACGTAGAGCTCGTCCTCGGCCATGCCGGCGAGCTTCTTGATCTCGGCGCGGATCTGGCGCATGTGGGTGGTGGCGTTGGAGACGTCGCCGGTGCCGGCCTCGCCCTTGGAGCGGATCATGGCCGCGCCCTCGTTGATGCGGCGCAGGGCCTCACCGAGGTTCGTGGCGCCGCAGACGAAGGGAACCGTGAAGTTCCACTTGTCGATGTGGTTGGCGTAGTCGGCCGGGGTCAGGACCTCGGACTCGTCGATGTAGTCCACGCCGAGGGTCTGGATGACCTGGGCCTCGACGAAGTGGCCGATACGGACCTTCGCCATGACCGGGATGGACACTGCCGCGATGATCGCCTCGATCATGTCCGGATCGGACATGCGGGAGACGCCGCCCTGGGCACGGATATCGGCGGGGACGCGTTCCAGCGCCATGACTGCCACGGCTCCGGCATCCTCAGCGATGCGGGCCTGCTCGACGTTGACGACGTCCATGATGACGCCGCCCTTGAGCATCTCCGCCATGCCGCGCTTGACGCGGTTGCTGCCCGTAACGCTCTTCGCGGACGCGCCGGCTTCGCTGCTTACATCAGGTGTAGACACAAAAACCCCTATGGGTAGATAGATGACCTCGCCGGAGCGCGGACGGCACACAAATGCCGCGTCGCACACACCGGATTACCGGATCCATTGGCCGGTAGTGCTAATACTAGTCCCCCGCCGCGCCCGGTTGAATTCCGGTTACACCCGCGGGACACGCCGGAACCTGCGCGCTCAGGCGGCCTGTCCGGTCGCGGTGCCTTCAGGCTCCTCGAGCGACTGGCGGCGCACCGTGATGATCCGCTGGATGACCGTCACGAGGCTCGCCGCCGCCAGCAGGCACAGAGTCGCGAACAGGACCACGGTGGGCAGGCCCAGCCCGGTGAAACCGGTGACCACCAGCACGGACACCAGCCGCTCGGCACGCTCGGCAATGCCCACGTTCGCCTGGAAGCCCAGGGCCTCTGCCTTGGCGCGGGCGTAGGAGACCACCATGCCCAGGACGAGGCAGACGACGGCGGCAATCGCGATCGCGGCGTCGTCGCCTCCGGTGAAGAACCAGACCGCGACGCCGGCGAACAACGCCCCGTCGGCCACCCGGTCCAGGGTGGAATCCAGGAAGTTGCCCCAGCGGCCGCCGCCCTTTTGCATCCGGGCCATGATCCCGTCGATGACGTCGGAGAAGATGAAGGCGGTGATGAAGAGTGTGCCCCACCAGAGCTGGCCCAGCGGGTAGAACACCAGCGCACCGACCACGACGCCCAGGGTTCCAACGATGGTCACTGCGTCCGGGGACACCCCGATCCGTAGCAGCCAGCGGGCAAGCGGGGAGAACAGCGCGGTGAAGAACCCGCGCGCGTGCCTATTCAGCATCCGTCGCCCCGGCGGTGGCCTGTTCAGTATCCGTCGCCGCGGCCGTGGCCTGCGGCCAGGCTTCCGCGACCTGCTGGCGGACCTCGCCCAGGGTCTGCGTGATGGCCTTGGTCTGGGCGATGATCGGGAAGAAGTTCCCGTCGCCTCCCCAGCGTGGCACCACGTGCTGGTGCAGGTGCCCGGCGATCCCGGCGCCGCCGGTCACACCCTGGTTCATGCCCAGGTTGAAGCCGGTGGGGTTGGCGACCTTGCGCAGCACGCGCATGGCCGTCTGGGTCAGCTCGGCGAATTCGGCCGTTTCCTCCACGGTCAGGTCCGTGTAGTCGGGAACGTGCCGGTAGGGGCAGACCAGGAGGTGCCCCGGGTTGTACGGAAAGAGGTTCAGCACGACGTAGCTGGTCCGCCCGCGGTAGACGATCAGTGAATCGTCGTCCTCGCGTTCCGGCGCCACGCAGAACGGGCAGTCGTCCACGTTCTTGAACTGGTGCTGCCCGCCCTTGATGTACGCCATCCGGTGCGGAGTCCACAGGCGCTGGAACGCGTCCGGCACCCCGGCCAGGCCAAAGTCGTCGGTCACGCCGTCGTCCCCCGGATACTCCGGAGCGGCCCCTGTGCTGTCCTGCATGCCTGGTTCTTCCCTGTCCGCTAGCTGGTCCGGTTGCGGACGGCGTCAACGATCCGCTGGACTGCCTCGGCCACCGGCACGCCGTTGTCCTGGCTGCCGTCACGGAAGCGGAAGGACACCGCGCCGGCATCGGCGTCGTCGCCCCCGGCGATCAGCACGAACGGAATCTTGTCCTTGCTGGCGGTGCGGATCTTCTTCGGGAAACGGTCCGAGGAAATATCCACTTCAGCGCGGATTCCGGCGGCCTTGAGCTGGTCCACGACGTCGAACATGTAGTCGTTGAACGCCTCGGCCACCGGGATGCCGACCACCTGGACGGGGGCCAGCCAGGCCGGGAAGGCGCCGGCATAGTGCTCGGTGAGCACACCCATGAACCGTTCCACGGAACCGAACAGGGCGCGGTGGATCATGACCGGGCGCTGGCGCGTGCCGTCCGCGGCCTGGAATTCGAGTTCGAACCGCTCGGGCAGGTTGAAGTCCAGCTGGATGGTGGACATCTGCCAGGTGCGGCCGAGGGCGTCCTTGGCCTGGACGGAGATCTTGGGGCCGTAGAACGCGGCTCCGCCCGGATCCGGGATGAGCTCCAGGCCCGAGGCTTCGGCAACTTCGGCGAGGGTGCGGGTGGCTTCGTCCCAGGCGGCGTCGTCGCCGACGAACTTGTCTGGGTTCTTGGTCGAGAGCTCCAGGTAGAAGTCGTCGAGGCCGTAGTCCTTGAGCAGGCCCAGCACGAAGTTCAGGGTGCCGGTGAGCTCGTCCTTCATCTGCTCGCGGGTGCAGTAGATGTGGGCGTCGTCCTGGGTCATGCCGCGCACGCGGGTGAGGCCGTGCACCACTCCGGACTTCTCGTAGCGGTAGACGGAGCCGAATTCGAACAGCCGCAGCGGCAGTTCGCGGTAGGAGCGGCCGCGGGAACGGAAGATGAGGTTGTGCATCGGGCAGTTCATCGGCTTCAGGTAGTAGTCCTGGCCGGGCTTGCGCACGGTGCCGTCCTCGTTCAGTTCCGCGTCGATGTGCATCGCCGGGAACATGCCCTCCTTGTACCAGTCCAGGTGGCCGGAGACCTCGTAGAGGTGGCCCTTGGTGATGTGCGGGGTGTAGACGAAGTCGTAGCCGGCATCGACGTGGCGCTGGCGGGAGTAGTCCTCCATGGCCTTGCGGATGATGCCGCCCTTGGGGTGGAACACCGGCAGGCCGGAGCCCAGCTCGTCCGGGAAGGAGAACAGGTCCAGCTCCGCGCCGAGTTTGCGGTGGTCGCGTCGTTCGGCCTCGGCGATGCGCTCCTGGTAGGCCTTCAGGGCGTCCTTGGTGGGCCACGCGGTGCCGTAGATCCGCTGCAGCTGCTGGTTATTCTGGTTGCCCAGCCAGTAGGCGGCCGAGGACCGGGTCAGGGCGAAGGCGTTGGAGATGAGCTTGGTGTTGGGCAGGTGGGGGCCGCGGCACAGGTCGCACCAGACGCTGTCCCCGCTCTTGCGGTCCACGTTGTCGTAGATGGTGATGTCCCCGGCGCCGACCTCGACGTTGACGCCTTCGCCGGCGTCGGCGGCCTCGTTCTTCTTGCCCAGCAGTTCGAGCTTGTACGGCTCGTCCTTCATCGCCTCGCGGGCCTCGTCCTCAGACACTACGCGGCGGACGAATTTCTGGTTCTGGTTGATGATCTTGAGCATCATCTTTTCCAGGGTCTTCAGGTCTTCCGGCGTGAACGGCTCCTCGACGTCGAAATCGAAGTAGAAGCCGTCGGTGATGTAGGGGCCGATGCCAAGCTTGGCGTCGGGGCGCAGCTGCTGCACGGCCTGGGCCATGACGTGGGCCGTGGAGTGGCGCAGGACGTTGAGTCCGTCCGGGGAATCGATGGTGACGGCCTCGACCGTGGCGTCCTCGGGCAGCGGCTGGTCCAGGTCCTTCAGCTCGCCGTTGATACGGGCCACAACGACGTCGCGGCGCTCAAAAAAGAGTTCCGCGCCGGTGGTCCCGGTAGTCACCTTGGTCTCTTCGCCATCGACGAGAAGGGTGATCTGCTGGGCATCTGACACGGGTGTCTCCTATTCAAAGTTAAGGCTTCGTAGCTTGTGGCGTACGGGGACCACAGCCAGCCTCGTCCATGCTATCGGTTTCTGAAGAGGCCAACCAACGCGCCACTCAGCCTCCCAGCCCGGTGATGGCGAGGTGGCGGCTGATGCCGTCAAGGGGTCCCGGCGGCTCGGGTTCCCGGGTGTCCGGGATTCCGGAGGCCGGGACCGGGAAGGGCAGGGTCTCCGTGCGGCTCAGGTCCCAGGCCATGCTGGCGCTGATACTGATGCCCCGCGGCCCGGTCCGCCGGGTGGTCCCCCGGATCAGCAGCAGCCTGGTGCCGAACAACAATGGACCCGCCAACTCCTGGGCCTCATGGAAGAAGACCGAGTCCACGCAGCCCGTGCCGTCGTCGATGCTGATGAACACCACCCGGCGGCCGCCCCGCATCGGAGGGGTCTGTGTGGCGACGCGGACTCCGGCGACCAGCACCTCGGTGCCGTTGCGCAGCCCCAGCAGTTTGTCCGCGGTGGTGACGCCGAGACGGTCCAGGAGGGGCCGGTGGCTGGACATCAGATGGTCGCTGACGTCCACGGCCATCAGGTCCAGTTCGGCCCGGACGGTATCCACCAGGGTGGGCGCGGGCAGCCCGGCCTTGAGGTTTTTCAGCTCGACGTCGCCCAGCGGCAGTGACAGCTGCCCCTCGATCACGTCCACGCCTTTACGGTGTGGACGGCTTTGCAGGGTTTGCAGGTGCTGGACCAGGTCTGCGCGGTTGGCGGTCCCGCCGGCGGCGCGGTGGAGGGAGTCGAAGGCGCCCAGCTGGGCCAGCCGCTGGATGCTGGGTTTGCTCAGCCGGGACCTGGCCCGCAGGTCCGCGAGCGAGTCGTAGGGCTGGCCTGCCACGATCCGCTTCAGCTCGGTTCCCGAGAGCCCGTAAATGCCGTTCAGGCTCAGCCTGATGCCCAGCTTGCCGCGGTCCGGGCCGGCGGCCACGCGTTCCACCCGGTACTCTGCCTGGCTGCGGTTGATGTCCAAGGGCAGGATGGGGATTCCCAACCGCCGGGCCTCGGCGACGAGGAGCCTTTTGGGATACATGCCCGGGTCGTGCTCCCACAGCCCGGCGAGGAATGCCTCCGGGTGGTGGGTCTTGAGCCAGGCCGACTGGTAGGTGGGCACGGCAAAGGCGGCGCCGTGGGCCTTGCAGAACCCGAAGCTGCCGAAGGCCTTGAGCGTGCCCCAGACCTTGTCCACCACCTCGGGGCTGTACGCCCGGGCACGGGCCTCCGTCCGGAAAAACTCCTCCACCCTGCCTTCCAGCACCTCGTTGCCGAGGGCGCGGCGGAATTCGTCCGCCCGCGCCAGCCCGCATCCGGTCATGACGTCGAAGGTCTTCAGGATCTGCTCATGGAACACAGTGACCCCGTGTGTTTCCTTGAGGACCGGCTTGAGGTCAGGGTGCGGGTAGACCTCGGGGGCGAAGCCGTGCCGGTGCTCCAGGAAGGGCCGGACCATGTCCGATTTCATCGGGCCCGGCCGGAACAGGGAGATGTCGATGATGAGGTCGTTGAACTCCCGGGGGGCGAGCTTGCCGATCAGCTCCCGCTGGCCCGGGGATTCGATCTGGAAGCAGCCCAGGGTGTGGGTGCTGCGGATCAGCTCGTAGGTGGGTTCGTCGTCGAGCGGCACGGCGTTGAGGTCGATCGCGCCGTCCTCGGAGATGTAGTCCGGGCCCGTCCCGTCCGGCCCCGCCGGGTGCGCGCCGGCAGCCACCACCTCGGCTTTGGAGGGGTGCAGGCGGATCACCTCGCGGACGGCGAAGGCCATGGCGCTTTGCATACGGACGCCCAGAACATCGAGTTTGAGCATGCCCATCGGGTCCATGTCGTGCTTGTCGAACTGGCTCATGGGCAGGCCCAGTCCGCTGGGCTGCACGGGCGTGCGGTCCAGCAGGGTGGCGTCCCCCAGGATGACCCCGCAGGGGTGCATGGAGATATGGCGCGGCAGCCGGTCCAGCCGTTCAGTGAGGTCCACCAGCAGGTCAAGCTGCTGGTTCCCGCTGAAGTCGCGCTGCCCCACCCGGCCGGCGAATTCCTTCAGCTCAGGCTTCTCCTCGAGGGCTTCGCGGAAGTTCCGGGCCGAGAATCGCCACAGCTGCTTGGCGATGTCCCCGATTTCGCCCTCCTCCATGCCCAGGGCAAGGCCGGCGTCGCGCACGGCTCCGCGGGCGCGGTAGCCGTTCTGCATGCTCATCAGCGTGACGCGCTCTGAGCCGAAGCGCTCGAAGATTTTCCGGTATACGTTGTGCCGTTCGGCGCTCTCGACGTCGATGTCGATGTCCGGCAGGGTGGCGCGGTCCCGGGAGAGGAAGCGCTCGAAGATCAGATCGTGCTGCAGCGGATTCACCTGGCTGACGTCGATCAGGTAGTTGACCAGGCTGGATGCCCCCGAACCTCGGGCTGCGGCCCGGACCCCCATGTCCAGGATCATCCGGGAAACTTCGGCGACGGTCAGGAAGTATGCGGCGAAGCCCAGGCTGTCGATGATCCGCAGCTCGTGTTCCAGCCGCGAGCGCAGCTCCCCGGCGGCTTTGCCCGTGATCCCGGGGAACCGCCGGCTGATGCCGGCTTCACACCGCAGGGTGAGCTCCACGAGGGCGTCCCCGGCGATCCCGATCACCGAGGCTTCCGGTACTACCGGCTGTTTCCACCCCATGTCCGTCACTGGGTCCATCCGGCAGCGGTCCGCGAGCGCCTCCGTCTGGGCCATAAGGCTCTTGAGGTCAGCGGCGCCGTATCCGGCGGCGTGCATGATCTCCTTGCCGAGCTGGAGCATTTGCGCCGCGGATTTGAGCCAGCCCTGCCCGTTGGGCTGCAGCAGCGGGGCGGCGGAAAGTTCGGGCAGCGATTTCAGGGTGCGGGCCGAATCCAGCACATCCGCGGTGGCCGCCCCGTCCTCGGCCACGTACCGCACGGCGTTGCTCAGCACGGCGGGGACCCCGTGTTCGGCGGCAAGCTTGAGCATCCGTACCGCGTGGGCGGTGCTCAGCGGTTCCCCGGGCGGGCTGAGCTGGCTGACCACCTCGGCGGCGATGGTTCCGGGCGGCATGGCGTCGAGCCAGCGCTTGAACAGGGTGCGGGGGCGCAGGTAGCGCCTCCCGCCCATGGCGCGTCCCACGTCGGAGTCGGGTCCAATCAGCACGGTCAGCACCGGCTTGAGCGTTTCAGGGTGCAGGGTGCGGGAGGCCAGCTCAGCCCGGGTAACGGCGACGGGCACCACTCCCCCGGCTTTGCCCGTGGTGCGGGCATGCGCATCGGAGATCAGCCGGCACAGTGCTCGGTAGCCGGCACCGTTGTTGTGCCCGTGGGCCAGCACGACGACGCGTCCCCCCACCTGGGTGCGGAGGTCGCCGTCGTCGTCAAAGACCGCAAGGTCCACCCCGACGACCGGGTCCAGCCCGGCCGCCATGCAGGCCCTCAGGTGCTTGACCGTCCCGTAGAGGCCGTCGCGGTCAGTGCAGGCGAGCGCCGTCGCCCCGTCTGCTGCGGCGGCGGCCGCCAGCTCATCCGGCCAGGAGACCCCATAGTGGGCACTGAAGGCGGTGGAGACATGGAGATGGGTGAAGCTCATGCTGATTCGGGCTTCCGGTGAAGCAGGGCGTCATGGATCCGCAGCAGGCGCCAGCGTCCGCTGCCGACATGCCGGGTGAGGTCAAGGGTGAGGGGTTCGGGGTCGGGGGAACCTGCCCGGCGCACCTGGACCCGCCAGATCTCATGGTCCACGAGTCCCGGGCCGCTGCCCAGCGGCGCCCGCTGCTCTTCCGCCCACCACTGGCGGCGCTCAAACCAGCGGACCGGTTCGGCGCAGACGGCGTAGTGCCGGCCCGCCCAGTCCAGCTCCAGGGGCTGGCCTGAGGGTGTGCAGACGACGTCTACCGACTCGCTGAACATGCCCATCGCGCCTCCCGGACCACCATCTGCAAGAACCATCTGGCCTAACAATCTGGCTATAGCAGCCAGCAACCGTTCGAACATATTTTCGAACAGTTCCAGTCTACGACGGTGCCGGGGCAAAACCTAGATCAGGGGTGGACGGACGCAGGCACAGGTAGCAGGATTGAGCCATGAGCTCCCATAA
Proteins encoded in this region:
- a CDS encoding CapA family protein, coding for MRTITPGLRRRLLVAAAAVSLAASVASCGIGARPESSSSGSPAAAGATAGPAATGPAATQAPESTTASPSVTPTPTPTPTPGKGPDCAAVRCASVLVTGDMLVHAQLWEQARADALATGAKGLDFGPLLEGQRKYIEKSDLAVCHLETPVAGPTGPFSAYPSFNVPPQILPAVQQVGYQACTTASNHTVDRGTAGLVRTLDALDAAGLQHTGSYRTEADSQGILILQTAAAKIAVISATYGLNGQLAEAAWQVDMLDPDVMIAKAKKARDLGADIVLGAMHAGDEYSSVPNAEHTTVAHALADSGQFTMIYSHHSHSVLPIEQYKGTWIAYGLGNGITELSPNYRVNNEGLLVRAQFSEDASGKWTASDLAWAPSVMVRGPYRWCSVAADAPQGPCAGAAADAATRQRTKTVVESRGAAAAGAHELLIAKEP
- a CDS encoding HIT domain-containing protein; this encodes MQDSTGAAPEYPGDDGVTDDFGLAGVPDAFQRLWTPHRMAYIKGGQHQFKNVDDCPFCVAPEREDDDSLIVYRGRTSYVVLNLFPYNPGHLLVCPYRHVPDYTDLTVEETAEFAELTQTAMRVLRKVANPTGFNLGMNQGVTGGAGIAGHLHQHVVPRWGGDGNFFPIIAQTKAITQTLGEVRQQVAEAWPQATAAATDTEQATAGATDAE
- the dnaE gene encoding DNA polymerase III subunit alpha produces the protein MSFTHLHVSTAFSAHYGVSWPDELAAAAAADGATALACTDRDGLYGTVKHLRACMAAGLDPVVGVDLAVFDDDGDLRTQVGGRVVVLAHGHNNGAGYRALCRLISDAHARTTGKAGGVVPVAVTRAELASRTLHPETLKPVLTVLIGPDSDVGRAMGGRRYLRPRTLFKRWLDAMPPGTIAAEVVSQLSPPGEPLSTAHAVRMLKLAAEHGVPAVLSNAVRYVAEDGAATADVLDSARTLKSLPELSAAPLLQPNGQGWLKSAAQMLQLGKEIMHAAGYGAADLKSLMAQTEALADRCRMDPVTDMGWKQPVVPEASVIGIAGDALVELTLRCEAGISRRFPGITGKAAGELRSRLEHELRIIDSLGFAAYFLTVAEVSRMILDMGVRAAARGSGASSLVNYLIDVSQVNPLQHDLIFERFLSRDRATLPDIDIDVESAERHNVYRKIFERFGSERVTLMSMQNGYRARGAVRDAGLALGMEEGEIGDIAKQLWRFSARNFREALEEKPELKEFAGRVGQRDFSGNQQLDLLVDLTERLDRLPRHISMHPCGVILGDATLLDRTPVQPSGLGLPMSQFDKHDMDPMGMLKLDVLGVRMQSAMAFAVREVIRLHPSKAEVVAAGAHPAGPDGTGPDYISEDGAIDLNAVPLDDEPTYELIRSTHTLGCFQIESPGQRELIGKLAPREFNDLIIDISLFRPGPMKSDMVRPFLEHRHGFAPEVYPHPDLKPVLKETHGVTVFHEQILKTFDVMTGCGLARADEFRRALGNEVLEGRVEEFFRTEARARAYSPEVVDKVWGTLKAFGSFGFCKAHGAAFAVPTYQSAWLKTHHPEAFLAGLWEHDPGMYPKRLLVAEARRLGIPILPLDINRSQAEYRVERVAAGPDRGKLGIRLSLNGIYGLSGTELKRIVAGQPYDSLADLRARSRLSKPSIQRLAQLGAFDSLHRAAGGTANRADLVQHLQTLQSRPHRKGVDVIEGQLSLPLGDVELKNLKAGLPAPTLVDTVRAELDLMAVDVSDHLMSSHRPLLDRLGVTTADKLLGLRNGTEVLVAGVRVATQTPPMRGGRRVVFISIDDGTGCVDSVFFHEAQELAGPLLFGTRLLLIRGTTRRTGPRGISISASMAWDLSRTETLPFPVPASGIPDTREPEPPGPLDGISRHLAITGLGG
- the pgsA gene encoding phosphatidylinositol phosphate synthase, which translates into the protein MLNRHARGFFTALFSPLARWLLRIGVSPDAVTIVGTLGVVVGALVFYPLGQLWWGTLFITAFIFSDVIDGIMARMQKGGGRWGNFLDSTLDRVADGALFAGVAVWFFTGGDDAAIAIAAVVCLVLGMVVSYARAKAEALGFQANVGIAERAERLVSVLVVTGFTGLGLPTVVLFATLCLLAAASLVTVIQRIITVRRQSLEEPEGTATGQAA
- a CDS encoding M3 family metallopeptidase — its product is MTNPLMSPSPLPFGLPPFADIASGHYAEAVEAGLAEHLAEIQAIVDTPEPATFENTALAMERSGQLLQRAAASFFTLVSADASDAIRDLETTLSPRFSAHQDAVYLNRGLFERFAAINTDQLDAESARLVDEYLKEFRQTGIQLDDAGQERLKAVNAELSRLGTEFGQRVKEAMKSAALLLDDAVDLAGLPADDIASAAEAARVAGHEGKFLLTLIQPSNQPALAALDNRDVRRRLYEASVGRGSDGGSFDVLDLVKDMVRLRAEKAALLGFTNYAELVVDQQTAPDFAAVQTMMNRLAPAAVRNADAEAEALAEVAGHPLEAWDWAYYSAKVKRERYAVDEQALRPYFELDRVLNDGVFFAANALYGITFHERSDLAGYHPDVRVWEVRNSDGTELGLFLGDYYTRESKRGGAWMNSLVEQSGLLNTRPVVINNLNISKPPANEPTLLTLDELRTTFHEFGHALHGLFSSVTYPRFSGTSVPRDFVEYPSQVNEMWIMWPEVLANYARHHATGEALPQEVVDKLDAAQLWGEGFGTTEYLGAALLDLAWHVLDGTDIPDDVLEFEAKALAAAGVAHHLIPPRYRTGYFQHIFAGAGYAAGYYSYIWSEVLDAETVEWFKDNGGLTRANGDFFRAELLSRGNSRDPLDSFRAFRGRDAELEPLLKRRGLD
- the thrS gene encoding threonine--tRNA ligase — encoded protein: MSDAQQITLLVDGEETKVTTGTTGAELFFERRDVVVARINGELKDLDQPLPEDATVEAVTIDSPDGLNVLRHSTAHVMAQAVQQLRPDAKLGIGPYITDGFYFDFDVEEPFTPEDLKTLEKMMLKIINQNQKFVRRVVSEDEAREAMKDEPYKLELLGKKNEAADAGEGVNVEVGAGDITIYDNVDRKSGDSVWCDLCRGPHLPNTKLISNAFALTRSSAAYWLGNQNNQQLQRIYGTAWPTKDALKAYQERIAEAERRDHRKLGAELDLFSFPDELGSGLPVFHPKGGIIRKAMEDYSRQRHVDAGYDFVYTPHITKGHLYEVSGHLDWYKEGMFPAMHIDAELNEDGTVRKPGQDYYLKPMNCPMHNLIFRSRGRSYRELPLRLFEFGSVYRYEKSGVVHGLTRVRGMTQDDAHIYCTREQMKDELTGTLNFVLGLLKDYGLDDFYLELSTKNPDKFVGDDAAWDEATRTLAEVAEASGLELIPDPGGAAFYGPKISVQAKDALGRTWQMSTIQLDFNLPERFELEFQAADGTRQRPVMIHRALFGSVERFMGVLTEHYAGAFPAWLAPVQVVGIPVAEAFNDYMFDVVDQLKAAGIRAEVDISSDRFPKKIRTASKDKIPFVLIAGGDDADAGAVSFRFRDGSQDNGVPVAEAVQRIVDAVRNRTS
- the pdxS gene encoding pyridoxal 5'-phosphate synthase lyase subunit PdxS, whose protein sequence is MSTPDVSSEAGASAKSVTGSNRVKRGMAEMLKGGVIMDVVNVEQARIAEDAGAVAVMALERVPADIRAQGGVSRMSDPDMIEAIIAAVSIPVMAKVRIGHFVEAQVIQTLGVDYIDESEVLTPADYANHIDKWNFTVPFVCGATNLGEALRRINEGAAMIRSKGEAGTGDVSNATTHMRQIRAEIKKLAGMAEDELYVAAKELQAPYELVKEVAATGKLPVVLFTAGGIATPADAAMMMQLGADGVFVGSGIFKSGNPAQRAAAVVKATTFFDDPEEIAKASRGLGEAMVGINVDEIPQPHRLAERGW